A part of Blastopirellula marina genomic DNA contains:
- a CDS encoding dual specificity protein phosphatase family protein — protein MQIRVASYLAASDLLQREPGRWDALVILDRDAELNPFVVKQTTRHCVLRFDDIERSTVGKQLVTRDVLAAALRFADESDRLLVTCRAGQSRSVATAYLIACQRLGTTDALGMLDPKRHVPNRHVVEVGASLLSADDAAEAFSCWQRQFSHVRLADYYDAIEGEIDALESAGIVNQISVD, from the coding sequence ATGCAGATCCGCGTGGCAAGTTACCTGGCGGCGAGTGACTTATTGCAGCGCGAACCGGGCCGATGGGATGCGCTGGTGATTTTGGACCGCGACGCCGAGCTCAATCCGTTTGTTGTCAAGCAAACGACGCGGCATTGCGTTCTAAGGTTCGACGACATCGAGCGTTCAACCGTAGGAAAACAATTGGTGACCAGAGATGTGCTCGCCGCGGCGTTACGATTTGCGGATGAGAGTGACCGACTTTTGGTAACCTGCCGAGCGGGGCAAAGCCGCAGCGTGGCGACAGCGTACTTGATTGCTTGTCAAAGGCTGGGCACGACAGACGCCCTTGGTATGCTCGATCCGAAGCGTCACGTGCCGAACCGACATGTGGTGGAAGTGGGGGCATCGTTGTTGTCTGCGGACGACGCTGCCGAAGCGTTTTCTTGCTGGCAGCGGCAGTTTTCCCATGTTCGCTTGGCTGACTACTATGATGCCATCGAGGGAGAAATCGACGCCTTAGAATCGGCCGGTATCGTTAATCAAATTTCGGTGGACTGA
- a CDS encoding right-handed parallel beta-helix repeat-containing protein: MISCRLWIVLGLVSVGLGSNSVDAADRLEVVRYVDLWKDSPARIPDAAGVTYVPERGRLLITDSEISEYAGAKDPKSGQTVFQGHNLFEVSLDASHVTRRWLITPPGAKETEPVGVAWDVKRKLLFVSNDDTKQLYVYDDLSSRKLDQPTASISTNIEGAYSDPEGTAVDPISGDILVVSGTKEEKVLRFRWDEAAKKLSFVSQFSVAEHVHDPEGIAVQPESGHIFLVSDQSIGEFTGEGKFVHSYLLSEIAGWSPNYRLPGGGTFAPSSDPNDARDALSLYVTCRGIDNGQFPSMNSLDGGLVELRLIREHGDEGTLRVPAEYATIQAAIDAANDGDTILVEPGTFHGSIDFGQKLVHLVSRQYLAGDQSFIAKTILDGQGGDFLIQVPRIESQPEATRLIQGFTLQNADDGITSTGRFDLLHCRVTNTTDGIDYEGGGGTVRYCLFDHNRDDAIDLDGNTAALIELNQLSDNQDDGIEIRLEPYDKPELLETVIRNNRIANCGEDGIQLIGYDVPTTRKLVIEKNVIVGCRMAGIGMMSGHNTREDYEAAPLPEPIIIRQNTMVDNEIHVSGGQQTLIMNNVFVGARQIAIKAQADSLVVSHNLFWQNKDDVSDTIAPVKSLHVDPELNAKTMQPTGESPVRDAGSLKVSWAEDSVFGLPRQEIYGAAPDLGALELPEWQQKTWEAVP; encoded by the coding sequence ATGATCTCTTGCCGCCTATGGATCGTGTTGGGACTGGTCAGCGTTGGACTTGGATCCAATTCTGTCGATGCTGCCGACCGCTTGGAAGTTGTTCGGTACGTCGATCTCTGGAAGGATTCACCTGCTCGAATCCCGGACGCCGCTGGGGTGACGTACGTGCCAGAACGCGGCCGATTGTTAATTACCGACTCCGAAATCAGCGAGTACGCGGGCGCCAAAGATCCGAAATCTGGCCAGACGGTTTTTCAAGGGCATAACCTGTTCGAGGTCTCGTTAGATGCTTCGCACGTGACGCGCCGGTGGTTGATTACGCCACCTGGTGCGAAGGAAACCGAACCGGTCGGAGTTGCTTGGGACGTGAAGAGGAAGCTGCTATTCGTATCGAACGACGATACCAAGCAGTTATACGTCTACGACGATCTTTCCTCTCGCAAGCTCGATCAGCCGACTGCTTCGATCTCGACCAACATCGAAGGTGCCTACAGCGATCCGGAAGGAACGGCGGTCGATCCGATTTCTGGCGACATCTTGGTGGTGTCCGGCACAAAAGAAGAGAAGGTGCTGCGGTTTCGATGGGATGAGGCAGCTAAGAAGCTGAGTTTCGTTTCACAGTTCTCAGTTGCGGAACACGTTCATGACCCTGAGGGTATCGCCGTGCAGCCTGAAAGTGGCCACATCTTTCTGGTGAGCGATCAATCGATCGGCGAGTTCACTGGCGAAGGGAAGTTTGTTCACAGCTATCTCTTGTCTGAGATTGCCGGGTGGAGTCCCAACTACCGCTTGCCAGGGGGCGGAACATTCGCGCCGAGTTCCGATCCGAACGATGCTCGCGATGCGTTATCGCTGTACGTCACATGCCGCGGAATCGACAACGGCCAGTTTCCCAGCATGAATAGTTTAGATGGCGGCCTGGTGGAACTGCGATTGATTCGTGAACACGGTGACGAGGGAACGCTGCGTGTTCCGGCGGAGTATGCGACGATTCAAGCGGCGATCGATGCGGCAAACGATGGCGATACGATTCTGGTCGAGCCAGGCACGTTCCATGGTTCGATTGACTTCGGTCAGAAGTTGGTCCACCTGGTCTCGCGGCAATATCTGGCGGGCGATCAAAGCTTCATCGCGAAGACCATTCTTGATGGGCAAGGTGGGGACTTCCTGATTCAAGTTCCGCGAATTGAATCACAGCCCGAAGCGACTCGCTTGATTCAAGGCTTCACACTGCAGAATGCGGATGACGGAATTACTTCGACGGGGCGATTCGATCTGCTGCACTGCCGCGTAACCAACACGACCGACGGGATCGACTACGAGGGAGGTGGCGGCACGGTTCGTTATTGCCTGTTCGACCACAACCGTGACGATGCGATCGACTTAGACGGTAACACGGCCGCGCTGATTGAACTGAATCAGTTGAGCGACAACCAGGACGACGGAATCGAGATTCGCTTGGAACCGTACGACAAACCAGAATTATTGGAAACAGTGATTCGCAATAATCGAATTGCTAATTGTGGTGAAGATGGCATCCAACTGATTGGCTACGACGTTCCCACAACGCGTAAGCTGGTGATCGAAAAGAATGTGATCGTCGGTTGTCGCATGGCCGGCATCGGGATGATGTCGGGGCATAACACGCGCGAAGACTACGAAGCAGCACCATTGCCAGAGCCGATTATCATTCGACAAAACACCATGGTCGATAACGAAATCCATGTTTCTGGCGGACAGCAAACGTTGATCATGAACAATGTTTTTGTCGGTGCTCGACAGATCGCGATCAAAGCTCAAGCCGATTCGCTGGTGGTTAGCCACAATCTGTTTTGGCAAAACAAAGACGACGTGTCCGATACGATCGCTCCTGTCAAATCACTTCATGTCGATCCGGAACTAAACGCTAAGACAATGCAACCGACAGGCGAAAGTCCCGTCCGCGATGCGGGAAGTTTGAAGGTGTCTTGGGCTGAGGATAGTGTGTTCGGTTTGCCTCGGCAGGAGATCTATGGTGCAGCCCCTGATCTTGGGGCGTTGGAGTTGCCGGAGTGGCAGCAAAAAACGTGGGAAGCAGTTCCCTAG
- a CDS encoding DUF6348 family protein — protein sequence MAEAEQLLERIEEGIVTHGGDLGGWTRLHDGQLQLFDGRVTLTAEVYSQEPADSGVAHCHVFTQLHEYDDEVLDACIFGMAEDLEGALGQAAGLWISGVAGPIRSFLDNKPVCMTCQAGVEGGDFSAGYAPGDYGLTGLRAYVGPSIARGFDDSELHAKLDDSKPWFQYAAESAAPRRVHLAKATILSQDSPMWTRELEIDGHEVAHHDPHWPAGVATSQPGYMTRFAVFEFPRNSVEVTRRAQLDRTIEHFAQHFPGCESVDKLMDSMLEDGFDADMVHEAESIATIAFGRIFFQGRDIQYSPHVIRARRSGKVETEVPLMAIPAYNRGLAIGTAAREKMSEEDFQTLCLHNAESQALLQAIESGVAVEDLPKIRLYPSVVPERNVSQQTMDAAMAILNGMVEKNRPPKRKKPWWKFW from the coding sequence GTGGCGGAAGCGGAGCAGTTGTTAGAGAGGATTGAAGAAGGGATCGTTACGCATGGCGGCGATCTGGGAGGTTGGACCCGTCTGCATGATGGTCAGCTTCAATTGTTCGACGGAAGGGTGACGCTGACGGCGGAAGTCTACTCGCAAGAGCCTGCTGATAGTGGCGTCGCGCACTGCCACGTCTTCACGCAACTTCATGAGTACGACGACGAAGTGCTCGACGCGTGCATCTTCGGCATGGCCGAAGATCTGGAAGGAGCATTAGGGCAAGCGGCTGGTCTGTGGATTTCTGGCGTGGCAGGGCCAATTCGGTCGTTTCTCGATAACAAGCCAGTTTGCATGACCTGTCAGGCAGGCGTGGAAGGTGGCGATTTCTCAGCGGGTTATGCCCCCGGCGATTACGGTTTAACGGGCCTTCGCGCGTACGTCGGGCCGTCGATTGCGCGTGGCTTTGACGATAGCGAACTGCACGCCAAGCTCGACGATTCGAAGCCTTGGTTTCAATATGCCGCCGAATCGGCAGCACCACGTCGTGTTCATTTGGCCAAGGCGACCATCCTTTCGCAGGACAGCCCAATGTGGACCCGCGAGTTGGAAATCGACGGGCACGAAGTGGCGCATCACGATCCACACTGGCCGGCCGGTGTCGCGACATCGCAGCCTGGCTACATGACGCGCTTTGCCGTGTTCGAGTTTCCCCGCAACTCGGTCGAGGTCACGCGACGGGCTCAGCTTGATCGCACCATCGAACACTTCGCCCAGCATTTCCCCGGGTGCGAGTCGGTCGATAAACTGATGGACAGTATGCTTGAAGACGGCTTCGATGCTGATATGGTCCACGAAGCGGAATCGATCGCCACGATTGCTTTCGGGCGAATCTTTTTTCAAGGACGCGATATCCAGTATTCTCCTCATGTGATTCGAGCTCGCCGTAGCGGAAAGGTCGAGACGGAAGTCCCGCTGATGGCAATCCCTGCGTACAATCGTGGTTTGGCAATTGGCACGGCGGCACGCGAAAAGATGTCGGAGGAAGATTTTCAAACGCTTTGTTTGCATAACGCCGAATCGCAAGCGTTGCTGCAGGCAATCGAGTCAGGCGTAGCCGTCGAAGATTTGCCTAAGATTCGGCTCTATCCGAGCGTCGTTCCCGAACGGAACGTAAGTCAGCAAACGATGGACGCGGCCATGGCGATTTTGAACGGGATGGTTGAAAAGAATCGACCACCCAAACGGAAAAAGCCATGGTGGAAGTTCTGGTAG
- a CDS encoding carbon-nitrogen hydrolase family protein: MRMLAFLFAVTAGIAANAWSAERSPSAWQPYSPRDEIRPAFHVDPQGGLDGQPGYVIEHDQRDALDGAWMREIAIEGGKFYQLSAAANLKEVQKPRRQVYAEVWFTGDNNQVVRYENGDQSRPYFAAEADTDAAGWTHFEGKFPAPKPATKAVIKLHLRWAPESRVIWSEATLREVEPPQPRKVRLASINYQPRGSRSAIESLDQCEPHIAKAAAQKADLAVLGEVLTTVGNVESFEEVAEPIPGPTTKRLGELAKKYQMYLVTSIHEKADYKIYNTAILVGPDGELVGTYRKVCLARDEYRKGIAAGDSFPVFDTPIGKIGMMICFDVHMPEVGRGLAANGAEIVAMPIMGGDPNLAKARCIENQFYLVTSSYSIQDDWMQSGVWNLAGELLVRATEKDTVVLAEIDLTEPYRWRANMGQFRPRLRHERPGNILPE, encoded by the coding sequence ATGCGAATGCTTGCCTTCCTTTTCGCTGTAACTGCCGGAATCGCGGCGAATGCCTGGTCTGCCGAAAGGTCTCCGTCGGCATGGCAGCCGTACTCTCCCCGCGATGAAATTCGACCTGCTTTTCACGTCGATCCGCAAGGTGGTCTCGATGGCCAACCGGGCTATGTGATCGAGCACGATCAGCGTGATGCGTTGGATGGGGCATGGATGCGGGAAATTGCGATCGAGGGAGGGAAGTTCTACCAGCTTTCGGCCGCGGCCAATTTGAAAGAGGTGCAAAAGCCGCGACGTCAGGTATATGCCGAGGTATGGTTCACTGGCGATAACAACCAAGTGGTGCGATATGAGAACGGCGATCAGTCGCGACCTTATTTCGCAGCGGAAGCTGACACCGATGCGGCAGGCTGGACGCATTTCGAGGGAAAGTTTCCTGCCCCAAAACCAGCCACCAAAGCGGTTATCAAACTTCACCTCCGCTGGGCGCCGGAAAGTCGCGTGATCTGGAGCGAGGCAACACTCCGTGAGGTCGAACCACCCCAGCCGCGCAAGGTGCGCCTGGCGTCGATCAACTACCAGCCGCGAGGTAGCCGCTCGGCGATCGAGAGCCTTGATCAATGCGAGCCGCACATCGCCAAGGCAGCAGCACAAAAAGCAGACTTGGCGGTGCTCGGCGAAGTGCTGACGACGGTCGGCAACGTGGAATCATTCGAGGAAGTTGCCGAGCCAATTCCTGGGCCGACAACGAAGCGTCTGGGGGAACTTGCCAAAAAGTATCAGATGTACCTAGTGACTTCGATCCACGAAAAAGCTGACTACAAGATCTACAACACGGCAATTCTGGTGGGGCCGGATGGCGAGTTGGTCGGCACCTACCGCAAAGTGTGTCTGGCCCGAGATGAGTACCGCAAAGGAATCGCCGCCGGGGATAGCTTTCCGGTCTTCGATACACCGATCGGGAAGATTGGCATGATGATCTGCTTCGATGTCCACATGCCGGAAGTCGGTCGCGGACTGGCTGCCAACGGGGCAGAAATTGTCGCGATGCCGATCATGGGTGGCGATCCCAATCTGGCGAAAGCGCGCTGTATCGAAAACCAGTTTTACCTGGTCACCTCTTCCTACAGCATCCAGGACGATTGGATGCAATCGGGCGTCTGGAACCTCGCCGGAGAGTTACTCGTACGAGCCACCGAGAAAGACACGGTCGTCCTCGCCGAAATCGACTTGACTGAACCCTACCGCTGGCGAGCCAACATGGGCCAATTCCGCCCCCGACTTCGTCACGAGCGGCCAGGGAATATCTTGCCAGAGTGA
- a CDS encoding ATP-binding cassette domain-containing protein produces the protein MRLSVERISLLKCGRVFSGRWALRGVEATLESGKVYAVLGANGAGKSTLLRLMAGWLPLSEGRILLDESPMRPTAAHLRRKVMLLEEHTISKNGRSPKPTDNLCSAIQDYHVDQSDLEQEIAEWYDRLDVTSVYNKEERSMSKGQAYKIKLIGLFVVAPKVWLLDEPFSAGLDANGLKVLEEQLRMHAQRGGIVVFTSQWPEHARRLADWAMVLDEGRLAWFAPPREAPSPEARVSATSSLEAVLQGLGPE, from the coding sequence ATGCGCTTGTCGGTTGAACGAATCTCGTTGCTGAAATGCGGCCGTGTCTTTAGTGGTAGATGGGCACTGCGTGGTGTCGAAGCAACGCTTGAATCCGGCAAGGTCTATGCCGTGCTCGGCGCGAACGGCGCCGGCAAGTCGACACTCTTACGACTAATGGCCGGCTGGCTACCTCTGAGTGAAGGACGGATCTTGTTGGACGAGTCCCCCATGCGTCCAACCGCGGCCCACTTACGACGAAAGGTGATGCTGCTGGAAGAGCACACCATCAGTAAGAACGGTCGTAGTCCGAAGCCGACCGATAATCTATGCAGCGCAATCCAAGACTACCACGTCGATCAATCCGACCTCGAGCAGGAAATCGCCGAATGGTACGACCGCTTAGATGTGACGTCGGTTTACAACAAGGAAGAGCGTTCGATGTCGAAGGGGCAGGCGTACAAGATCAAGTTGATTGGCTTGTTTGTAGTCGCCCCGAAGGTGTGGCTGTTGGATGAACCGTTTTCCGCCGGACTGGATGCCAATGGGTTGAAAGTGTTGGAGGAACAGTTGCGGATGCATGCCCAGCGCGGTGGCATCGTCGTGTTTACCAGTCAATGGCCAGAGCATGCCCGCCGCTTAGCCGATTGGGCAATGGTGCTGGATGAAGGTCGCTTAGCCTGGTTTGCCCCGCCACGAGAAGCCCCATCGCCCGAGGCCCGCGTGAGTGCGACTTCTTCCTTGGAAGCCGTGCTACAAGGATTGGGGCCGGAATGA
- a CDS encoding nitroreductase family protein — translation MTKEASTQHPVHDLIAKRWSPYAFADRAVSNDDLCGVLEAARWAPSSYNEQPWSYIVATKDSPEEFEKVLSCLVEGNQGWAKAAPVLMLGCINTQFKRNGNPNAAAEHDLGLASANLSLEATHRGLSVHQMIGILPSKAKTVFQLPDGVIAKTGLALGYVADPSTLPDGIKERDLAPRERKSLSEFVFTGKWGEASPSVK, via the coding sequence ATGACGAAAGAAGCAAGCACCCAACATCCAGTTCACGATCTGATTGCCAAACGCTGGAGTCCCTATGCGTTTGCCGATCGAGCGGTGTCGAACGACGATTTGTGTGGCGTGTTGGAAGCGGCTCGTTGGGCACCTTCTTCTTATAACGAACAGCCGTGGTCTTACATTGTGGCGACGAAGGATTCGCCCGAAGAGTTCGAAAAGGTGTTGTCTTGCCTGGTTGAAGGGAATCAGGGCTGGGCAAAGGCTGCCCCTGTTTTGATGCTGGGCTGCATTAACACGCAATTCAAGCGGAACGGAAATCCAAACGCCGCCGCCGAGCACGACCTGGGACTGGCCTCGGCCAATCTCTCGTTGGAAGCAACGCATCGTGGGCTATCGGTCCACCAGATGATTGGTATTCTGCCCAGTAAAGCGAAGACCGTATTCCAGCTTCCTGACGGGGTGATCGCTAAGACAGGCCTGGCATTGGGTTACGTCGCGGATCCGTCGACTCTACCGGATGGAATCAAAGAACGGGACTTGGCTCCGCGCGAGCGGAAGTCGCTGAGCGAGTTTGTCTTCACCGGCAAGTGGGGTGAAGCCTCGCCCTCGGTAAAGTAG
- a CDS encoding glycoside hydrolase family 76 protein, whose protein sequence is MLKSISAPLIVLLLTSWTLAAEPNKYLKQAHEVTEHINDTFFDPASGVYRKYADKPKLDYVWLQSVAFANLVAAARNEPEVYGPQLEKYFTALDGYWDDKVEIPGYEAAPTQGNGSDKYYDDNAWMAITLIEAYETNEKPAYLKRADETLDFVLSGWDDEIGGGIWWHQNHKDGTKNTCANGPSAVACLQLAKFQKEDSAELVDWAKKIVDWTCNALQDDDGLFDDRVVVKTGEIKRGKLTYNTALIIRAQLGLYRATGDEKYLEQAKRLGKASDWFLDAQTGVYRDALRYAHFMVEADLELYRTTKEPYLLDRARRNVDAWYQDWNADKPNDMMTNACLGRALWLMGEAESEQGQAFWNHSDELGMKE, encoded by the coding sequence ATGCTGAAGTCGATTTCCGCCCCTCTGATTGTCTTGCTACTTACTTCGTGGACGTTGGCTGCCGAGCCCAACAAGTACCTCAAACAGGCTCACGAAGTCACCGAGCATATCAACGATACGTTCTTCGATCCGGCAAGCGGCGTTTATCGTAAGTATGCGGATAAACCGAAGCTCGATTACGTGTGGCTGCAAAGTGTGGCGTTTGCCAACCTGGTCGCAGCAGCGCGGAACGAACCGGAAGTGTACGGCCCGCAACTTGAGAAGTACTTCACCGCGCTCGATGGTTACTGGGACGACAAGGTCGAGATTCCTGGCTACGAAGCCGCCCCAACGCAAGGGAACGGTAGCGATAAGTATTACGACGACAATGCATGGATGGCGATCACCTTGATCGAAGCGTACGAAACGAACGAGAAGCCTGCCTACTTGAAGCGGGCCGATGAGACGCTCGACTTCGTACTCAGCGGCTGGGACGATGAAATCGGCGGCGGGATCTGGTGGCATCAAAACCATAAGGACGGCACGAAGAATACCTGTGCCAACGGCCCGTCGGCTGTTGCCTGTTTGCAGTTGGCCAAATTTCAGAAGGAAGATTCGGCCGAACTTGTTGATTGGGCCAAGAAGATTGTCGACTGGACGTGCAACGCGTTGCAGGACGACGACGGACTATTCGACGATCGCGTGGTGGTAAAGACGGGCGAGATCAAACGGGGCAAGCTAACCTACAACACCGCTCTGATCATTCGTGCCCAGCTTGGTTTGTACCGAGCAACTGGCGATGAAAAATATTTGGAACAGGCGAAGCGGTTGGGCAAAGCTTCTGATTGGTTTCTTGATGCCCAGACAGGTGTTTACCGCGATGCGTTGCGTTACGCCCACTTCATGGTCGAAGCAGATTTGGAACTGTATCGGACGACGAAAGAGCCGTATCTGCTCGATCGAGCCCGTCGCAATGTGGATGCGTGGTACCAGGATTGGAACGCCGACAAACCGAACGACATGATGACCAACGCCTGTCTCGGCCGCGCGCTGTGGCTGATGGGAGAAGCGGAAAGTGAGCAAGGTCAAGCGTTCTGGAATCATTCCGACGAACTTGGAATGAAAGAATAG
- a CDS encoding amidohydrolase family protein, translated as MASASDQIPGKMPEGPVAIVGATLHPVSGDVIEKGTILFEDGKITAIGEKVKVPKKAEVIKADGKHVYPGLFEPYTRIGLTEYAAVRASNDYRETGMMNPNVKANVAVNPDSEIIPVTRSNGVLLALSAPAGGLLAGQGAVMQLDGWTYEDMTVKPRAVMAAAMRGDGDRDRLEAFFDEARQYAAAKKAGVEIAHDMRLEAMDAVLAGEQPIVIEVDQWEDIVRAVTFAEKQKVKLIVLGGYDAPKCADVLKRADVPVIISAVHRTPRSPDEPYDGAYTLAKELKEKGIKFCISGYDRAATWNSRNLPYHAATAAAFGLSKEDAIRSITLSPAEILGVADRVGSLEVGKDATLILCDGDPMEAATDTEQAWIGGKPVDLNNSQKMLYEKYQRKYE; from the coding sequence GTGGCTTCTGCCTCCGATCAAATCCCTGGCAAGATGCCGGAAGGTCCTGTGGCGATCGTCGGAGCGACCCTTCATCCGGTCTCAGGGGATGTGATCGAAAAAGGGACAATCTTGTTCGAGGACGGCAAAATCACCGCGATCGGCGAGAAGGTCAAAGTTCCCAAAAAGGCCGAAGTGATTAAAGCCGACGGCAAGCACGTTTACCCTGGTTTGTTCGAGCCGTACACACGCATTGGTCTGACCGAATACGCAGCCGTGCGGGCCAGTAACGACTACCGCGAAACCGGGATGATGAATCCTAACGTGAAAGCAAACGTCGCCGTGAATCCCGATAGTGAGATCATCCCGGTTACGCGATCGAACGGCGTGCTGCTGGCCTTGTCGGCCCCGGCTGGCGGACTGCTGGCAGGGCAGGGGGCGGTGATGCAGTTGGACGGGTGGACATACGAAGACATGACCGTGAAGCCGCGAGCCGTGATGGCGGCGGCCATGCGGGGCGATGGCGATCGTGACCGCTTGGAAGCGTTCTTTGACGAAGCACGCCAATATGCCGCCGCTAAAAAGGCAGGCGTCGAGATCGCTCATGATATGCGGCTAGAGGCCATGGACGCGGTCTTGGCTGGCGAGCAGCCGATCGTGATTGAAGTCGACCAGTGGGAAGACATCGTCCGGGCGGTGACCTTCGCTGAAAAGCAGAAGGTGAAGTTGATCGTTTTGGGCGGTTACGACGCACCAAAGTGTGCCGATGTGCTAAAGCGAGCTGATGTGCCGGTGATCATCTCGGCCGTTCATCGTACACCGCGCAGCCCTGACGAACCTTACGACGGTGCCTACACGCTGGCCAAAGAGCTGAAAGAGAAGGGGATCAAGTTCTGTATCTCCGGTTACGACCGAGCTGCAACTTGGAATTCCCGCAATCTGCCCTACCACGCCGCGACCGCCGCCGCGTTTGGCTTGAGTAAGGAAGACGCAATTCGTTCAATCACTCTTTCGCCCGCCGAAATCCTGGGTGTCGCCGATCGTGTCGGTAGCTTGGAAGTGGGTAAAGATGCCACGCTGATCCTCTGTGATGGCGATCCGATGGAAGCTGCCACCGACACCGAGCAGGCCTGGATCGGTGGTAAACCTGTCGATCTGAACAACAGCCAGAAGATGCTGTACGAAAAGTATCAGCGGAAGTACGAGTAA